One Micromonospora sp. FIMYZ51 genomic window carries:
- a CDS encoding cadmium resistance transporter, with product MLDLIGTVAAAAAVFIATDIDDIVILTLLFITARTTGRPGSWQIVAGQYLGIGALVLLSAVVAAGLLVVPDEWTGLLGLLPITLGVRALRRHDDEEAPPVVAGTLGVASVTVANGADNVAVYVPVFRTLGAADTAVFVLVFVVLIAVWCAAGRWLGGHPRVTRLVERAGRWLVPTVFIAIGMVILATSGVVGALLDLTR from the coding sequence GTGCTCGACCTGATCGGCACCGTTGCCGCGGCTGCCGCCGTCTTCATCGCCACCGACATCGACGACATCGTCATCCTGACGCTGCTCTTCATCACCGCCCGCACCACCGGTCGACCCGGCAGCTGGCAGATCGTCGCCGGCCAGTACCTCGGCATCGGCGCCCTGGTGTTGCTGAGCGCCGTGGTCGCGGCCGGGCTGCTGGTGGTGCCCGACGAGTGGACCGGCCTGCTCGGGCTGCTACCGATCACCCTCGGCGTACGCGCGCTGCGGCGACACGACGACGAGGAGGCACCCCCGGTGGTGGCCGGCACGCTCGGTGTGGCCAGCGTGACGGTGGCCAACGGGGCCGACAACGTGGCCGTCTACGTGCCGGTGTTCCGTACGCTCGGCGCGGCCGACACCGCCGTCTTCGTGCTGGTGTTCGTGGTGCTCATCGCGGTGTGGTGCGCGGCCGGCCGCTGGCTCGGCGGGCACCCGAGGGTGACCCGGCTGGTCGAACGGGCCGGCCGCTGGCTGGTGCCGACGGTCTTCATCGCCATCGGCATGGTCATCCTGGCCACCTCCGGCGTCGTCGGCGCCCTGCTCGACCTGACGCGCTGA
- a CDS encoding ABC-F family ATP-binding cassette domain-containing protein encodes MITATGLELRAGSRILLSDTTLRVQPGDRIGLVGRNGAGKTTTLKVLAGEGQPYAGQIDRRSAVGYLPQDPRTGDLDVTGRDRVLSARGLDVLMAQMKELEQRLADDGDEKLVRRYGALEDQFAALGGYAAEAEAARICANLGLPDRALAQTIGTLSGGQRRRIELARILFRDAGENGGGILLLDEPTNHLDADSITWLRGFLANHKGGLVVISHDGDLLQSVVNKVWFLDATRSVVDMYNLGWKAYLEARETDERRRRRERANAEKKAGALLAQADKMRAKATKTVAAQNMARRAERLMSGLEEVRVADKVAKVRFPAPAPCGKTPLTATGLSKSYGSLEIFTDVSVAVDRGSRVAILGLNGAGKTTLLRMLGGLLEPDTGEVHPGHGLRLGYYAQEHETLDVERTVLENMRAAAIEQTDTELRKILGAFLFSGEDVDKPAGVLSGGEKTRLALATLVCSGANVLLLDEPTNNLDPVSREQVLDAIARYPGAIVLVTHDPGAVLALKPDRAILLPDGDEDAWSDDLLELVELA; translated from the coding sequence ATGATCACTGCCACCGGCCTGGAGCTGCGCGCCGGCTCCCGGATCCTGCTCTCCGACACCACGCTGCGGGTGCAGCCGGGTGATCGGATCGGCCTGGTCGGCCGCAACGGTGCCGGCAAGACCACCACCCTGAAGGTGCTCGCCGGCGAGGGGCAGCCGTACGCCGGGCAGATCGACCGGCGCAGTGCCGTCGGCTACCTGCCGCAGGACCCGCGTACCGGCGACCTGGACGTCACCGGCCGGGACCGGGTGCTCTCCGCTCGCGGCCTGGACGTGCTGATGGCGCAGATGAAGGAGCTGGAACAGCGGCTCGCCGACGACGGAGACGAGAAGCTGGTCCGCCGCTACGGCGCGCTGGAGGACCAGTTCGCTGCCCTGGGCGGATACGCGGCCGAGGCCGAGGCGGCCCGGATCTGCGCCAACCTGGGGCTGCCCGACCGGGCCCTGGCCCAGACCATCGGCACCCTCTCCGGCGGCCAGCGTCGACGCATCGAGCTAGCCCGGATCCTGTTCCGCGACGCGGGCGAGAACGGCGGCGGCATCCTGCTGCTCGACGAGCCCACCAACCACCTCGACGCCGACTCGATCACCTGGCTGCGCGGCTTCCTCGCCAACCACAAGGGCGGGCTGGTGGTGATCTCCCACGACGGCGACCTGTTGCAGTCGGTGGTCAACAAGGTCTGGTTCCTCGACGCCACCCGGTCCGTGGTCGACATGTACAACCTGGGGTGGAAGGCGTACCTGGAGGCGCGGGAGACCGACGAGCGGCGGCGTCGCCGAGAGCGGGCCAACGCCGAGAAGAAGGCCGGCGCGTTGCTGGCCCAGGCCGACAAGATGCGAGCCAAGGCCACCAAGACGGTCGCCGCGCAGAACATGGCCCGCCGCGCCGAGCGGCTGATGTCCGGCCTGGAGGAGGTACGCGTCGCCGACAAGGTGGCCAAGGTGCGCTTCCCCGCACCGGCACCGTGCGGCAAGACCCCGCTCACCGCGACCGGCCTGTCGAAGTCGTACGGCTCGTTGGAGATCTTCACCGACGTCAGCGTGGCGGTGGACCGGGGCTCCCGGGTGGCCATCCTCGGCCTCAACGGCGCCGGCAAGACCACCCTGCTGCGGATGCTCGGCGGCCTGCTGGAACCGGACACCGGCGAGGTGCACCCCGGTCACGGGCTGCGGTTGGGCTACTACGCCCAGGAGCACGAGACGCTGGACGTGGAGCGGACCGTGCTGGAGAACATGCGGGCCGCCGCGATCGAGCAGACCGACACCGAGCTGCGCAAGATCCTCGGTGCCTTCCTCTTCTCCGGCGAGGACGTCGACAAGCCCGCCGGGGTGCTCTCCGGTGGGGAGAAGACCCGGCTGGCCCTGGCCACCCTGGTCTGCTCCGGCGCCAACGTGCTGCTGCTCGACGAGCCGACGAACAACCTCGACCCGGTCAGCCGGGAACAGGTGCTCGACGCCATCGCCCGTTACCCCGGCGCGATCGTGCTGGTCACCCACGACCCCGGCGCGGTGCTCGCGCTCAAGCCCGACCGCGCCATCCTCCTTCCCGACGGCGACGAGGACGCCTGGAGCGACGACCTCCTCGAACTCGTCGAACTCGCCTGA
- a CDS encoding neutral zinc metallopeptidase: MELNENARIDTSQVQDRRGGGGGGGLGIPIPIGGGGRGGIVGIVIAVLVALVGGGFGLNAMTGGEEQGDNAALEQRCAAPDALEQLDCRNTLYVNSIQAYWRTALPQALGEQYRPTRTVFFSQGVNTACGQADSGVGPFYCPADSLVYIDLSFYQVLAEQLGASGEFAQPYVLAHEYGHHVQNLLGTNEQVRRQQQRDPGAANELSVRLELQADCYAGAWAKNATGTADDSGQKIFTSITERDIAEAIDTAEAIGDDAISKRANRPVNPDEFTHGTSEQRKQWFDRGYSTGDPASCDTFSGAL; this comes from the coding sequence ATGGAGCTGAACGAGAACGCCCGCATCGACACCAGCCAGGTGCAGGATCGACGGGGCGGAGGTGGGGGCGGTGGACTGGGCATCCCGATCCCGATCGGCGGCGGCGGGCGGGGCGGGATCGTCGGCATCGTCATCGCCGTGCTGGTGGCCCTGGTCGGCGGCGGATTCGGCCTGAATGCCATGACCGGCGGCGAGGAGCAGGGCGACAACGCCGCCCTGGAGCAGCGCTGCGCGGCCCCGGACGCGCTGGAGCAGCTGGACTGCCGCAACACCCTCTACGTCAACTCGATCCAGGCATACTGGCGTACCGCCCTGCCCCAGGCCCTCGGCGAGCAGTACCGGCCGACCCGGACCGTGTTCTTCAGCCAGGGCGTCAACACCGCCTGCGGACAGGCCGACTCGGGTGTCGGCCCGTTCTACTGCCCGGCCGACTCGCTTGTCTACATCGACCTGTCGTTCTACCAGGTGCTGGCCGAGCAGCTCGGCGCCAGCGGCGAGTTCGCCCAGCCGTACGTGCTGGCCCACGAGTACGGCCACCACGTGCAGAACCTGCTCGGCACCAACGAGCAGGTCCGCCGCCAGCAGCAGCGCGACCCGGGCGCCGCCAACGAGCTGTCGGTACGCCTGGAGTTGCAGGCCGACTGCTACGCGGGCGCCTGGGCGAAGAACGCCACAGGCACCGCCGACGACAGCGGCCAGAAGATCTTCACCAGCATCACCGAGCGGGACATCGCCGAGGCGATCGACACCGCCGAGGCGATCGGTGACGACGCGATCTCCAAGCGCGCCAACCGACCGGTGAACCCGGACGAGTTCACCCACGGCACATCCGAGCAGCGCAAGCAGTGGTTCGACCGGGGCTACTCCACCGGGGATCCGGCCTCCTGCGACACCTTCAGCGGCGCGCTCTGA